From Nicotiana tabacum cultivar K326 chromosome 20, ASM71507v2, whole genome shotgun sequence, one genomic window encodes:
- the LOC142174272 gene encoding uncharacterized protein LOC142174272 yields the protein MDFINGFPKVNGFSSIMVVVDRFSKYIVFIAAPTECPSKVAAELFFKNVVKYFGMPKNVISDRDARFTAAYHYGWDRQAIIREAIDSLEKAQRRMKKYADKHRRPLEFRVGEKVLLKLTPQIWKKIDSRVRHRALVSRYDGPFEVAAKVGEVAYRLILPERMKIHPTFHVSFLKPYVDDPEDSERHKTKRAPPEMRTQLEEKIEKVLDHKILGMHKKNMRTEFLIQWKGKPEADATWERGVSLWQYEHQVADYLKSVSTRTSSSTSGGGLLAPNVET from the exons ATGGACTTTATCAATGGATTCCCAAAGGTCAATGGATTTTCGTCAATCATGGTTGTGGTTGATAGATTTTCCAAGTATATTGTTTTTATTGCTGCCCCAACAGAATGTCCTTCAAAAGTTGCGGCTGAATTATTCTTCAAAAATGTGGTTAAATACTTCGGAATGCCGAAGAATGTCATTAGTGACAGGGATGCACGGTTTACAG CAGCTTACCATTATGGTTGGGATAGACAAGCTATAATCAGAGAAGCGATAGATAGCTTGGAAAAAgctcagagaaggatgaagaaatatGCTGACAAACACAGGCGTCCACTAGAGTTCAGGGTGGGTGAAAAGGTGTTGTTAAAACTTACTCCACAGATTTGGAAAAAGATTGACAGCCGGGTTAGGCATAGAGCCTTGGTTTCAAGGTATGATGGTCCTTTTGAAGTTGCTGCGAAAGTTGGTGAAGTTGCTTACCGACTAATTCTGCCAGAGAGAATGAAAATACATCCAACTTTCCATGTGAGTTTTCTGAAGCCTTATGTTGATGATCCCGAAGATTCGGAACGGCACAAAACAAAGAGAGCTCCTCCTGAGATGCGCACTCAGCTAGAGGAAAAGATAGAGAAAGTGCTTGACCACAAAATTCTTGGGATGCATAAGAAGAATATGCGGACAGAATTCTTGATACAGTGGAAAGGAAAGCCCGAGGCAGATGCGACTTGGGAGAGGGGTGTTTCATTATGGCAGTACGAACATCAAGTAGCGGACTACTTGAAATCAGTCTCGACGAGGACGTCGAGTTCAACTAGTGGGGGTGGTTTGTTAGCCCCTAATGTTGAGACATGA
- the LOC107819730 gene encoding protein RETARDED ROOT GROWTH, mitochondrial, translated as MGRWRAATNFVARIIAAKSRSIPQNPLHKIHIFSSLASVPPRIQFLNFRSFSAAPATYPQYVDDFEYNNNLHKLDDDEEIGKIPVKAYFLCTSIDLKRMQAENSADVLPSSSRSPNHIALRFFNLLSQNSARGFGEKTNSCSYMVVFQYGSTVLFNVEDDDVEYYLQIVRRYASGLLREMKKDDYAVKEKPLLVEDMQGGADHIVLKKLDTDSIRIIGSVLGQSIALDYFVSQVDGMVEEFAGINREMEKTGTFTMDRKKLFQLVGKANSNIADVILKVGIFERSEIAWRDAKYAQILEYLREEYEVSQRFGNLNFKLKFVEHNIHFLQEVLQNRKSDLLEWCIIVLLAVENVVCIYEIVRDSTAIPM; from the exons ATGGGGAGATGGAGAGCTGCTACTAATTTTGTAGCTCGAATTATTGCAGCCAAATCTAGATCAATCCCTCAAAACCCACTTCACAAAATCCACATATTTTCGTCATTAGCTTCAGTACCACCCAGAATTCAATTCTTGAATTTCAGGTCATTTTCTGCAGCACCAGCTACATATCCACAATATGTGGATGATTTTGAGTATAACAACAACCTCCATAAGCTTGACGATGATGAGGAAATTGGAAAAATTCCCGTTAAAGCTTACTTCCTTTGCACCAG TATTGATTTGAAGCGCATGCAAGCTGAAAATTCAGCAGATGTTCTTCCGTCATCGTCCCGCTCACCGAATCATATAGCCCTCAGATTTTTCAATCTTCTATCACAAAATTCT GCCCGTGGATTTGGGGAAAAGACAAATAGTTGCAGTTATATGGTTGTGTTCCAGTATGGTTCAACTGTATTATTCAATGTGGAGGACGATGATGTTGAGTACTACTTGCAAATTGTGAGAAGATATGCATCTGGGTTGCTTCGTGAGATGAAAAAAGATG ATTATGCTGTAAAAGAGAAACCATTGCTGGTTGAGGATATGCAGGGAGGTGCAGATCACATAGTTCTGAAAAAGTTGGACACAGATAGTATTCGTATAATTGGCAGTGTGCTTGGACAAAGCATTGCCCTTGATTACTTTGTCTCACAG GTTGATGGTATGGTTGAAGAGTTTGCTGGGATAAATCGGGAAATGGAGAAAACGGGCACTTTCACAATGGACAGAAAGAAATTGTTTCAACTTGTTGGCAAGGCTAATTCAAATATAGCTGATGTGATTTTGAAAGTAGGTATCTTTGAAAG GTCTGAAATTGCTTGGAGAGATGCAAAATATGCTCAGATACTGGAGTACCTTCGGGAGGAATATGAGGTCTCACAACGTTTCGGGAACCTCAACTTCAAACTAAAGTTTGTCGAG CATAACATTCATTTTCTTCAGGAAGTTCTTCAAAATAGGAAGTCAGATCTGCTAGAATGGTGCATCATCGTCTTGTTGGCCGTAGAGAATGTAGTATGCATATATGAGATTGTTCGGGATTCAACTGCAATTCCCATGTGA